AATCATAGGGTGGGGGCGGCCTGATGTAAACTCATCTTCTCCCAAGTCAATGATTGTGTGTTCCTTACTTTTCCAAATATCCGGAAGTTGATAATCCGGATTCAGAGGTGTATTGCTGTATGTAAATCCAAGAGTATCTTTTAACAATAATTGGGCTTCATCGCATAATGTACCGCCGCTGTATAATCCTCTTATATATTTTCCTTTATTATTTTTGGCAAGTTCTTTTGCAAGTCCGTTATTTTTTTCTTTTCGGTTATTAAGCTCATTTACAGCTTGTTTGTAATCTTTATTTTCAGATAATGCAACAGAAATAACAGCGGCTTCTTCAAGATTGCCTGCCGGAATTGCTCCCGATTCTTTAACCAATTTTTCATCTGCACCTATAAAAATAGCGACAACAGGCTTTTTCAATAATTTAATTTCATTTGCAATTTTTTGGAGAACATCCGGATGCGGCGGTTTTGATATTAAAGTTATAACTTTTGTTTGCTCGTCTTTTTCCAATGCTTTTAATGCTTCAATAAACATTATACCGCCGACTTCTTTTTTAACATCACGTCCGCCTGTTCCTAATGCTTGCGAAATTCCTCCTCCCAGATTAGTTATAACAGAACTTACTTCTTGTAAGCCTGTTCCGGAGGCAGCTACAATACCAATATTTCCTTTTGTAACGATATTGGCAAATGCCAACGGAATACCGTTGATAATTGCAGTACCGCAATCAGGCCCCATCATAAGCAATCCTTTTTCAACAGCTCTTTTTTTCATTTTTAATTCATCTTCAACAGAAACATTATCTGAAAACAACATAACATGAAGATTTGCATTTAATGCTTTTTGAACTTCATTAACTGCATATTTTCCGGCAACTGATATTAATGACAAGTTTGCATCAGGAATTAATTTGAGAGCACTATCAAAACTTTTTGGTGCAAAATCGGAAGAATCATCAGATGTTTTACGTATTGCTTTTAATTGTTCTTCAATAAAAATCAATGCGTTTTGAAATGTTTCTTCATTTTCGACACCAACAGCTATTAACATATCTGTGTCATCAGCATCATCGAACATATCAATATATAAATCAGCCATTTTCAATATAGCTTTATTTTCATTTGTCCCCATAATTACTGATGAATCTGAAACACCTTCAATTTTATTCAAATCTTTTGAAACAATCATTAAACTGACAGAATCAAAATATACACCTTTTTTAATTATTCCTTTTATCATATTTTTTTTAATTTAAATGTATCTTTAAAAGTAATTTTATATTTTATTGTTGAGTCCACTCCAAAAAGTATAAAAGCCATGAATGCACGAATTTTATTAAATTATAAATCAAAAGAAAACATCTTTAAACCCAAACAGAACCCTGTCAGCATATCAGAGCCTGACGTTTCTCCTGTCGCAATTAAATTTTTAAAATATTGTTTTATGTTTTTATCATTGTTAATGAAAGCATTTATCAAATCTTTGAATTGTTTAAAATATGCACCTTTGTATGCATGATACAACATGGTTCTTGAAATGTCATTTTTTCCTTTTGCCGCATCGTAAATTGATTTTCTTATTTTCCCGGTATCTCTTTTTTGTATTTTTTCTGTTAATATTAAAGCATACAGCATACCTGCAATAAAATCGTCTCCTCCCGGTGTTAATCCGAATCCTGAACCTTTTATTTTTTTAACTCCTTGAATTAACTTTCCGTTTTTAATATCTTCCCATGCTGTTCGAATGTGTTTCACATAAGCCTTTTGAAAACTTGTTTCAAAATTATTCTCAAATCTCGGATCAATTAAAAAGGCCAAACTCAAGGGATTAAGTCCCTGTATGTTTTTTTTTATGAATGAATCAATAGTATTTAATATTTTTTCCGGTTCCGGTATATTTAATTTAATTGTTGAATCATACTTATTTAGTTCATTTTTATTAAATGTTAGTTTATTAATTATAATACTTTCTTCATTAATTGTTATTGATTGAATTTTTTTATGAGAAACGCCTGAAATTAAGATTGAATTCGGACTTAAATAATTATCATTATGAGCTGCTGAAACAATATTCTTATGTTCATTAATAAAGTTTGAAATATTATTAAATGTCGAATGTAATGAATATTTGCCTTCAAAAGTAAAATCGCCTATTTCTA
The sequence above is drawn from the Bacteroidales bacterium genome and encodes:
- the fdrA gene encoding acyl-CoA synthetase FdrA → MIKGIIKKGVYFDSVSLMIVSKDLNKIEGVSDSSVIMGTNENKAILKMADLYIDMFDDADDTDMLIAVGVENEETFQNALIFIEEQLKAIRKTSDDSSDFAPKSFDSALKLIPDANLSLISVAGKYAVNEVQKALNANLHVMLFSDNVSVEDELKMKKRAVEKGLLMMGPDCGTAIINGIPLAFANIVTKGNIGIVAASGTGLQEVSSVITNLGGGISQALGTGGRDVKKEVGGIMFIEALKALEKDEQTKVITLISKPPHPDVLQKIANEIKLLKKPVVAIFIGADEKLVKESGAIPAGNLEEAAVISVALSENKDYKQAVNELNNRKEKNNGLAKELAKNNKGKYIRGLYSGGTLCDEAQLLLKDTLGFTYSNTPLNPDYQLPDIWKSKEHTIIDLGEDEFTSGRPHPMIDYSLRNKRIVDEAEDVNTAVILLDVVLGYGSNLTPDSELVPVFEQAKKINPDLVIICSVTGTDKDPQNRAKIKQALEDAGAIVMNTNVEAVELAESLVRFLN
- a CDS encoding DUF2877 domain-containing protein, producing the protein MAFLIDPRFENNFETSFQKAYVKHIRTAWEDIKNGKLIQGVKKIKGSGFGLTPGGDDFIAGMLYALILTEKIQKRDTGKIRKSIYDAAKGKNDISRTMLYHAYKGAYFKQFKDLINAFINNDKNIKQYFKNLIATGETSGSDMLTGFCLGLKMFSFDL